One region of Oculatellaceae cyanobacterium genomic DNA includes:
- a CDS encoding sugar ABC transporter ATP-binding protein — MTTNIETSFPEASTTTPVLEMQGITKRFNGVPALQNVNLTIYPGEVHALMGENGAGKSTLMKILAGAYIADEGEIRINGSPVKITNPGTARQAGINLIYQELNVAPNLTVTENIFMGSELRRGQFLDRQGMEREAKQVLQSLGASFAPNDVVGSLSIAEQQQVEIARALKDKSRVLVMDEPTAALSDRETERLFEVIRKLRSDGIAIIYISHRMEEIYALADRISVIRDGQYIGSLTRDEISPQRLVQMMVGRSMQDFYEHQRQTNLGSVMLSVRNISDGRKVQPASFEIHAGEILGLAGLVGAGRTELSRLIFGADPKVSGEVFLDGKKLKINSPSDAIAAGIGYVPEDRKDQGLFLEMSSRKNIAINRLQQEAKAGIVNWGSVNQLATKAVENFNIRLANLEIRAVDLSGGNQQKLLLARWLAIQPRVLMLDEPTRGVDIGAKSEIYRIISELAAQGIAILMVSSELPEIVGMSDRVIVMREGQLVGELDGSSGKEITQENIMHYGTGAGEVLES; from the coding sequence ATGACAACCAATATTGAAACCTCATTTCCTGAAGCATCAACCACCACCCCTGTGTTGGAAATGCAAGGAATTACGAAACGATTTAATGGTGTACCTGCTCTCCAAAATGTCAATCTCACGATTTATCCAGGAGAGGTTCATGCCCTCATGGGTGAGAATGGAGCAGGAAAAAGTACATTGATGAAGATTCTTGCTGGGGCTTACATTGCCGATGAAGGCGAGATTCGCATTAATGGTAGCCCCGTGAAAATTACCAATCCGGGTACGGCGCGACAGGCGGGTATTAATCTTATTTATCAAGAATTGAATGTCGCACCTAATTTAACCGTTACCGAAAATATTTTTATGGGTAGCGAGTTGCGGCGTGGTCAGTTTTTAGACCGTCAAGGCATGGAGCGTGAAGCAAAGCAAGTACTCCAAAGTTTGGGCGCTAGTTTTGCACCAAATGATGTGGTTGGCAGTTTGTCAATTGCAGAACAGCAGCAAGTAGAAATTGCGCGGGCGCTGAAGGACAAAAGCCGCGTTTTAGTTATGGATGAGCCAACGGCTGCATTGTCCGATCGCGAGACTGAGCGTTTGTTTGAGGTGATTCGCAAACTGCGCTCTGACGGCATTGCGATTATCTACATCAGCCACCGCATGGAAGAAATCTATGCTCTAGCTGACCGAATTAGTGTAATACGGGACGGTCAATATATTGGCAGTCTTACACGGGATGAAATTTCTCCACAGCGATTGGTGCAAATGATGGTCGGTCGCTCAATGCAGGATTTTTACGAACATCAACGGCAAACAAATCTTGGCTCAGTCATGTTGTCTGTTAGAAATATCAGCGACGGACGCAAGGTTCAACCAGCTAGCTTTGAAATTCATGCTGGAGAAATTCTTGGTCTAGCGGGATTAGTTGGTGCAGGACGCACCGAACTATCTCGGCTGATTTTTGGTGCTGACCCCAAGGTAAGCGGTGAAGTATTTCTCGATGGCAAAAAACTGAAGATTAATTCGCCCAGTGATGCCATTGCTGCCGGAATTGGCTATGTCCCGGAAGACCGCAAAGACCAGGGTTTATTTCTAGAGATGAGTTCTCGCAAGAATATTGCCATCAATAGGCTACAGCAGGAAGCCAAAGCTGGCATCGTTAACTGGGGTTCAGTTAATCAGTTGGCGACGAAAGCGGTGGAAAACTTCAATATCCGGCTTGCCAATTTGGAAATCAGAGCGGTGGATCTTTCCGGCGGCAATCAGCAGAAGCTACTGCTAGCTCGTTGGCTAGCCATTCAGCCGAGAGTATTGATGTTGGATGAACCGACACGCGGTGTAGATATCGGTGCCAAAAGCGAAATTTACCGAATTATTAGCGAGTTAGCAGCACAAGGAATTGCCATTTTGATGGTTTCCAGCGAACTACCGGAAATTGTCGGCATGAGCGATCGCGTCATAGTGATGCGAGAAGGGCAGTTGGTAGGCGAACTTGACGGCAGTTCTGGCAAAGAAATTACCCAAGAAAACATTATGCACTACGGCACTGGAGCCGGAGAGGTACTAGAATCATGA
- a CDS encoding response regulator: MKILLIEDDEVLVNVLLQSLTSQRYVVDTTFDGESGWEYAQDSSYDLILMDVGLPKLNGIALCQRLRSEGCSTPILLMTAKDANSDRIRGLDAGADDYLLKPLDLEELQARVRALLRRGNAPRTPILEVGALRLDPSNCQVTYAEKQLELTPKEYSLLELFLRNPSRVFSRGNIIEHLWTFDDPPQEESVKSHIKGLRQKLKVAGAVDWIENVYGLGYRLNPKVVDQGDSIEELALGDVQGNSQSDRTPPQEASPSVEQHFNQAMDGLWEQYQELMSQRLDVLQQAAAAVQARTLSQELRQSAEQAAHKLAGVLGMFDLEAGTLRSREIEQLLQATETESLYQERKLISLVQELSNLINLKTLLTPQDHLSQTVQQTETLFLKNRKDETLVPLFPQEQTLSKHHKESSTAKLLLIDPNPQLGSDLQQLAQSVGMSWEQVATLQKAKSWLRGKSPDLVVLSVDEVGKRQESLALLTDLASRTPPIPVLVLASVDGLVDRVAVARSGGRGFLAKPVTSTQVWDVASHLLQRSYSLSVNILVVDDDPLILTAVQTLLEPWGIRMTGLDDPLRFWETLQRIAPDLLILDVEMPQISGIELCQAVRTDPNWQGLPILFLTAHQEIETIQQVFRVGADDYVAKPFVGAELLTRIANRLERTRLLQTFSTKDPLTGLANQPQSSRDLEQLIEQAAIGSPISLVLLNVTELRQINTQYSHAVGNQVLQRWGSLFQSAFRGAEVLSYWGNGEFVVGMPGLTKAEAGDRLSDFLTTLRQQVFTAPNGNRFQASCSFSIAEYPADGLTLQSLYQLNVGRCLAP, from the coding sequence ATGAAGATTTTGCTGATTGAAGACGATGAGGTATTGGTAAATGTTCTGTTGCAGTCCCTAACCAGTCAGCGTTATGTCGTGGACACCACTTTTGATGGAGAAAGTGGGTGGGAATATGCTCAAGACAGCAGTTACGATTTGATCCTCATGGATGTGGGATTGCCAAAGCTCAATGGCATTGCTTTATGTCAGCGATTACGCTCTGAGGGCTGTTCTACTCCCATTCTGCTAATGACCGCTAAAGATGCTAATAGCGATCGCATCCGAGGACTAGATGCTGGGGCAGACGATTATCTGCTCAAACCTTTGGACTTGGAAGAACTTCAGGCACGGGTAAGGGCGCTGCTACGTCGAGGAAATGCTCCTCGTACTCCAATTTTGGAAGTAGGAGCCTTACGATTAGATCCAAGCAACTGCCAAGTTACCTATGCTGAGAAACAACTGGAATTAACGCCTAAAGAATATAGCCTGTTAGAGCTATTTTTGCGGAATCCATCACGAGTTTTCAGCCGAGGTAATATCATCGAACATCTTTGGACATTCGACGATCCTCCCCAAGAGGAGAGTGTGAAGTCGCATATCAAAGGACTGCGACAGAAGTTAAAAGTAGCTGGAGCAGTAGACTGGATTGAAAATGTTTACGGTTTGGGATATCGCCTCAATCCCAAAGTTGTAGACCAGGGTGACTCAATTGAGGAATTGGCTTTAGGGGACGTGCAAGGCAACTCACAAAGCGATCGCACTCCGCCCCAAGAGGCATCTCCATCAGTTGAACAACACTTCAACCAAGCAATGGATGGTTTATGGGAGCAATATCAAGAGTTAATGTCACAACGGTTGGACGTATTGCAACAGGCAGCAGCAGCAGTACAAGCTAGGACGCTATCTCAGGAGTTACGCCAGTCCGCAGAGCAAGCAGCGCATAAGCTGGCTGGTGTCTTAGGGATGTTCGATCTCGAAGCAGGAACTTTACGATCGCGGGAAATTGAACAACTTTTGCAAGCGACTGAAACAGAGTCGCTTTACCAAGAACGCAAACTTATCTCACTGGTACAAGAGTTAAGTAACTTAATAAATTTGAAGACGCTGCTAACGCCTCAAGATCATCTATCTCAAACTGTTCAACAAACGGAAACCCTATTCTTAAAAAACCGGAAAGATGAAACTTTAGTTCCCTTGTTTCCTCAAGAACAAACCCTATCCAAACACCATAAAGAATCAAGTACAGCCAAACTGCTGCTAATTGACCCCAATCCGCAACTCGGTTCAGATTTGCAACAATTAGCACAATCTGTAGGGATGAGTTGGGAGCAAGTGGCAACCCTTCAAAAAGCTAAAAGCTGGCTTCGGGGAAAATCACCAGATTTGGTAGTGCTGAGTGTAGATGAGGTCGGGAAAAGGCAAGAAAGTTTGGCACTGTTAACAGACTTGGCAAGCCGTACTCCACCTATCCCCGTGCTAGTACTCGCTTCTGTAGATGGGCTAGTAGATCGAGTGGCGGTGGCTCGATCTGGAGGACGGGGGTTTTTAGCCAAACCTGTGACATCAACTCAAGTTTGGGATGTAGCATCTCATTTGTTACAACGCAGCTATTCCCTATCGGTGAATATATTAGTAGTAGATGATGACCCATTAATTCTGACGGCGGTACAAACTCTATTAGAACCTTGGGGCATTCGGATGACAGGGCTGGACGATCCCTTGCGCTTCTGGGAAACGCTACAACGAATCGCACCGGATTTATTAATTTTGGATGTAGAAATGCCTCAAATAAGCGGCATCGAGCTTTGTCAAGCCGTTCGTACCGATCCGAACTGGCAGGGGTTGCCAATATTGTTTCTCACGGCTCATCAAGAGATAGAAACAATCCAGCAGGTATTTAGGGTTGGAGCAGATGATTATGTAGCCAAACCCTTTGTTGGTGCAGAATTGTTGACCCGGATCGCCAACCGTCTAGAACGTACCCGTTTGCTTCAAACTTTCTCTACCAAAGATCCTCTAACTGGACTAGCAAACCAACCCCAATCTAGCCGCGATTTAGAACAGCTAATTGAGCAGGCAGCGATCGGTTCCCCTATTTCTCTAGTGTTACTCAACGTTACTGAATTACGCCAGATTAATACCCAGTACAGTCATGCAGTTGGCAATCAAGTATTACAACGCTGGGGTAGCCTGTTCCAATCAGCCTTTCGCGGTGCAGAGGTATTGAGTTACTGGGGCAACGGGGAATTTGTAGTAGGGATGCCTGGGTTGACTAAGGCAGAAGCGGGCGATCGCCTCTCTGATTTCCTCACTACCTTACGACAGCAGGTATTTACAGCACCTAATGGAAACCGATTCCAAGCAAGCTGTAGTTTTTCTATAGCTGAATATCCGGCTGATGGACTAACACTACAATCTCTATACCAACTTAATGTTGGCAGGTGTCTCGCACCATAG
- a CDS encoding ribose ABC transporter permease → MSQTLKPIKNRPGEQRTSRQRQSINNFLQIAGILPILVLICILFSFLSPNFPTVGNFVNILRQSSINIVLATGMTFVILTGGIDLSVGSILAVSAVVAVMVSLLPALSWAAVPAGLLTGLLLGLLNGALITFLDVPPFIVTLGSLTALRGAAYLVANGTTVINPDLGFSWIGNSYFGPFPWLVLIALLSVLASWFILRQTVLGVQIYAVGGNDRAARLTGIKVNRVLLFVYGVSGLLAGLAGIMSASRLYSATGMLGQGYELDAIAAVILGGTSFTGGIGTVSGTLLGALIIAVLNNGLTLLNMSYFWQLVVKGLVIIVAVMIDRLRRRSRR, encoded by the coding sequence ATGAGTCAAACTTTAAAACCTATTAAAAATAGACCTGGTGAGCAGCGCACCTCACGCCAGCGTCAATCAATTAACAATTTTCTTCAGATTGCAGGTATTTTACCGATTCTGGTACTCATCTGCATCTTATTTTCGTTTCTTAGCCCCAACTTCCCAACAGTCGGTAACTTCGTCAATATATTGCGACAGTCATCGATCAACATAGTACTGGCAACTGGGATGACATTTGTAATTCTGACTGGAGGTATTGACCTTTCAGTTGGGTCAATATTGGCTGTTTCTGCCGTAGTTGCAGTGATGGTATCGCTACTTCCGGCTTTAAGTTGGGCGGCGGTGCCTGCTGGTTTATTGACAGGATTGCTTTTGGGCTTACTCAATGGCGCTTTGATCACCTTTTTGGATGTGCCACCTTTTATTGTCACGTTGGGTTCACTGACTGCTTTGAGGGGTGCTGCCTATCTCGTTGCCAATGGTACAACGGTGATTAATCCTGACTTGGGTTTTTCTTGGATAGGCAATAGCTATTTTGGCCCGTTTCCTTGGCTAGTGTTAATTGCATTGCTGAGTGTATTAGCCAGTTGGTTTATCCTCCGGCAGACTGTTTTGGGGGTACAAATCTACGCTGTTGGTGGTAACGACCGAGCAGCACGCTTAACTGGTATCAAAGTAAATCGCGTGTTGCTATTTGTCTATGGTGTAAGTGGATTACTAGCAGGTTTGGCAGGAATTATGAGTGCCAGCCGTCTTTATAGTGCCACTGGGATGTTAGGTCAGGGCTACGAGTTAGATGCGATCGCTGCTGTTATTCTCGGTGGAACTAGCTTCACAGGTGGTATTGGCACGGTTAGTGGAACTCTGCTGGGGGCGTTAATCATTGCTGTTCTCAACAATGGTTTGACCCTGCTGAATATGTCTTACTTCTGGCAATTAGTTGTCAAAGGCTTGGTAATCATTGTGGCGGTAATGATTGATAGGCTCCGCAGACGTTCCAGACGCTGA
- a CDS encoding ABC transporter substrate-binding protein — MKKIAIVLSLLGIISGSLTGCTNGSPNGNTGTQSKNVNGDVKLRSVGVTLGDLSNPFFVVMAKGAEQEAKKIGGDDVRVTVVSSGYDLNQQFNQMENFIAANTDLIVLNAGDSKGIRPAVDQARKSGAIVIAVDTAVEAEVDATVTTNNLQAGEVACQYMADRLKGKGNVVIVNGPPVTSVIQRVQGCEKALSKYPDLKILSKNQNAEGSRDGGLRVMSDLLTTYPKIDAVFAINDPSGVGADLAARQVRRKEFFIVGVDGAPEAIKAIASNDSRYAATATQNPREMTQKAVQVGNDILHGKKPKSPNILIPVNLITRENVSTAKGW, encoded by the coding sequence GTGAAAAAGATTGCAATTGTACTTAGCCTATTAGGTATCATCAGTGGTTCTCTTACAGGTTGCACAAATGGCTCTCCAAATGGCAACACAGGTACACAAAGCAAGAATGTTAATGGCGATGTAAAATTACGCTCAGTTGGTGTTACTCTTGGCGATCTAAGTAACCCGTTCTTCGTTGTGATGGCGAAGGGAGCCGAGCAAGAAGCAAAGAAAATTGGGGGTGATGATGTCAGAGTTACTGTGGTTTCCAGTGGTTATGACCTGAACCAGCAATTCAACCAAATGGAAAATTTTATTGCGGCAAATACTGACTTGATCGTTCTCAATGCGGGTGACAGCAAAGGAATTAGACCAGCGGTTGATCAAGCAAGAAAATCTGGCGCAATTGTGATAGCGGTAGATACGGCAGTAGAGGCAGAAGTGGATGCCACAGTTACCACCAATAACCTGCAAGCTGGAGAGGTTGCTTGCCAGTATATGGCCGACCGCCTCAAGGGTAAAGGCAATGTAGTCATCGTTAACGGCCCTCCAGTGACCTCGGTAATCCAGCGAGTTCAGGGCTGCGAGAAAGCCTTATCAAAATATCCCGATTTAAAAATACTCTCGAAAAACCAGAACGCAGAAGGCAGTAGGGATGGAGGATTGAGGGTAATGAGCGATCTCCTAACAACCTATCCCAAAATTGATGCTGTTTTTGCGATCAACGATCCGAGCGGCGTTGGAGCCGACTTGGCAGCTAGGCAAGTAAGACGCAAGGAATTTTTCATTGTTGGGGTCGATGGTGCGCCAGAAGCCATCAAAGCGATCGCATCTAATGACAGTCGATATGCTGCGACGGCGACTCAAAATCCCAGAGAGATGACTCAAAAAGCGGTTCAGGTGGGCAACGACATCTTGCATGGCAAAAAACCTAAGTCACCCAATATTTTAATTCCAGTTAATTTGATTACGCGAGAAAACGTTAGCACTGCTAAAGGTTGGTAA
- a CDS encoding cytochrome P450, translating to MATNTDAIADLPPGSFGLPLIGETISFLRDPDFVTKRQKQYGSIFKTHIIGRPTVIMSGAEANRFILSSDMHRFSWREGWPNTFKELLGGSLFVQEGAEHQRNRKLLMPAFHGNALTNYVATMERLTINYLEKWEQLGTFTWFTEFKQLTFEIASALLIGSEPGAQTAYLSELFHYLTNGLFAIPLRWRWTSYGKALQARDQILAHIEQAVRHRQQQPAQDALGLLVQSRDEDGNSLSMEELKAQALLMLFAGHETTTSMLTSLCMALAQHPKVLAKAHLEQQQLATNEELTLEQVRQMTYLEQVLREVERMYPPVGGGFRGVVEAFEFKGYYVPKGWQVLYRITDTHLDSRIYTQPDCFDPERFSPSRAEHKKQDFSLVGFGGGSRNCLGLAFAQLEMKIVAAHLIRNYTWELLPKQNLTLDAVPTLHPIDGLKVKFQRLLNN from the coding sequence ATGGCTACAAATACTGATGCGATCGCAGATTTACCTCCTGGTAGCTTTGGTTTACCTTTAATTGGCGAAACAATTAGCTTTTTACGCGATCCAGATTTTGTCACTAAACGCCAAAAGCAATATGGGTCAATTTTCAAGACTCATATTATTGGTCGTCCCACAGTAATTATGAGCGGCGCTGAGGCTAATCGGTTTATTTTATCTAGCGATATGCACCGCTTTTCGTGGCGTGAAGGATGGCCCAATACCTTTAAAGAACTCTTGGGGGGGTCACTTTTTGTTCAAGAAGGTGCTGAACATCAAAGAAATCGCAAATTATTAATGCCAGCTTTTCATGGCAATGCTTTAACTAATTATGTCGCCACAATGGAACGCCTTACTATCAATTATTTAGAAAAATGGGAGCAATTAGGAACATTTACTTGGTTTACTGAATTTAAACAATTGACATTTGAAATTGCTAGTGCATTGCTGATTGGTAGTGAACCAGGAGCGCAGACTGCTTACCTCAGTGAGTTATTTCACTATTTGACAAATGGCTTATTTGCTATACCCCTGCGGTGGCGTTGGACAAGCTATGGTAAGGCGTTGCAAGCACGAGATCAGATACTGGCACATATTGAACAAGCAGTGCGACATCGACAGCAACAGCCTGCACAAGATGCTTTGGGGCTGTTAGTTCAAAGTCGTGACGAAGACGGAAACAGCTTGAGTATGGAAGAACTGAAAGCGCAGGCATTACTCATGCTGTTTGCAGGTCACGAAACCACTACATCTATGCTGACATCGCTGTGTATGGCTTTAGCACAACACCCAAAGGTGTTAGCCAAAGCACATTTGGAACAACAGCAATTAGCAACAAATGAGGAATTGACTCTAGAACAAGTTAGACAAATGACTTATCTAGAGCAGGTGCTACGGGAAGTAGAACGAATGTATCCTCCAGTTGGTGGTGGTTTTCGCGGTGTCGTCGAGGCGTTTGAATTTAAAGGTTACTATGTCCCTAAAGGTTGGCAGGTTTTGTATCGTATCACCGATACGCATTTAGATAGTCGTATATATACACAGCCAGATTGTTTTGATCCAGAACGTTTTAGTCCAAGTCGAGCCGAGCATAAAAAACAAGATTTTAGCTTAGTTGGTTTTGGGGGGGGTTCCCGCAATTGTTTAGGGTTAGCTTTCGCGCAGTTGGAAATGAAGATTGTGGCGGCGCACTTAATCAGGAATTACACTTGGGAACTGTTGCCAAAACAAAATTTAACTCTTGATGCTGTACCAACGCTGCACCCAATTGATGGGTTAAAAGTTAAGTTTCAGCGTTTATTGAACAATTAA
- a CDS encoding serine/threonine-protein kinase: protein MNFPKTNLSQFHCDVLQQTQLGKLCGKDQLFRDRYEILRMLGRGGFGVTFLAKDVYLPGQPLCVIKLLYPKVKDIATMQIARQRFEREARMLAKLGSHSQIPLLLDYFVIEGEFYLVQEYIHGATLARLVRRYGVQSEAQVREFLWEMLHVLDYIHRNQVIHRDIKPHNIIRCQDDGRLVLIDFGAVKEEIAQLSEIGDKTPATNFIGTLGFAPPEQFSLSTVYASDIYALGVTCIYLLTGKAPLDLQCDRATGEIYWQQQAQVSYCFGQIIDKMVKIALEDRYQSAQEILTDLARNSSQEDLARYLTIQPRIEERSLEDDEIVEQYLPPATRIAIAIRQWKARLEAKQQYQNLNHHDLI, encoded by the coding sequence ATGAATTTCCCCAAAACCAACCTGTCTCAATTTCACTGTGATGTCTTACAGCAAACTCAACTAGGTAAGCTGTGCGGTAAAGATCAGTTATTTCGCGATCGCTATGAAATCTTACGGATGTTAGGTAGAGGTGGTTTTGGCGTTACCTTTCTAGCTAAAGACGTTTATTTGCCTGGTCAACCTCTATGCGTAATTAAGCTACTATACCCGAAGGTAAAAGACATAGCCACAATGCAAATTGCTCGTCAGCGATTTGAGCGTGAGGCAAGAATGCTAGCTAAATTGGGTAGTCATTCTCAAATTCCCCTGCTGCTAGATTATTTCGTGATTGAGGGGGAATTCTATTTAGTTCAAGAATACATACATGGTGCTACCCTTGCTCGGCTAGTAAGACGCTATGGTGTGCAGTCAGAAGCACAAGTCAGAGAATTTTTGTGGGAAATGCTGCACGTCTTAGATTACATCCACCGCAATCAAGTAATTCATCGTGATATTAAACCCCACAATATTATCCGATGTCAGGATGATGGCAGGTTAGTACTAATTGATTTTGGTGCTGTCAAAGAAGAAATTGCCCAGCTTAGTGAGATCGGGGATAAAACGCCAGCAACTAATTTTATTGGGACTCTAGGGTTTGCACCACCAGAACAGTTTTCACTCTCTACAGTTTACGCCAGCGATATTTATGCTTTGGGGGTTACTTGTATTTATTTGTTAACAGGTAAAGCCCCACTTGATTTGCAGTGTGATCGCGCTACAGGCGAAATTTATTGGCAACAGCAAGCACAAGTGAGCTACTGTTTCGGGCAAATAATCGACAAAATGGTGAAAATTGCCTTAGAAGATCGCTATCAATCTGCTCAAGAAATTTTAACCGACTTAGCTAGAAACTCAAGCCAAGAAGATTTGGCTCGCTACCTAACTATTCAACCTCGTATAGAAGAGCGATCGCTTGAGGACGACGAAATAGTAGAGCAATATCTACCTCCTGCAACTCGAATAGCGATCGCGATTCGGCAATGGAAAGCTCGTTTAGAAGCTAAACAGCAGTATCAAAACTTGAACCATCATGATCTTATCTGA
- a CDS encoding PAS domain S-box protein — protein sequence MKLTSTDRDIPLILVVDDDKFMRLQLRRAMEQAGYQVVEANDGAEGLTAYQNLQPDIVLLDAIMPLMDGFTCCEKLRTLRDQEIATPTPVLMITALDDQESVDRAFDVGANDYITKPIHWAVLRQRVRRMLQESRALEELKQQTEQTRLREEQLRLALDAAQMSSWEWHIPANLTHDFDSYQELLISVHPEDHELVRQALAYAIEQGEDYEAEFRVVNADGGINWVAKKGRVFSSRTGSVVRLTGVEMDITQRKQHEEALRQSEARFRTIVDIAQEGIWLIDINANTTYVNQRMGQMLGYTVAEMLGRSMFDFIDVIERADALDNFARRKQGVNEQHDFRFLRKDGSELWTIISTTALLDQNGQFIGVLGMLTDITERKRSEQKIQEQAALLDIATDAIIVQNLDNTILFWNKSAERLYGWQAEEVLGQKIDNLMETANSSSRQTALKHLLHANEWQGELNQITKNHQKLIVESRWTLVRNAENKPNSILIVNTDITEKKKLESQFLRTQRLESLGTLAGGIAHDLNNVLSPILLAVEVLRSQLQDERSKKLISILETNVKRGSDLVKQVLSFARGIEGERTNIQVGHLITEIQKVAIETFPKSINIRSNIPTNELWIVSGDATQLHQVILNLCVNARDAMSDGGTLTISAQNIMLDKNSTIFNPEAKIGRYLLLTIADTGSGIEPEILDRIFEPFFTTKDIGKGTGLGLSTVVGIIKSHGGFINVYSQVGKGSEFQVYLPAIDTPESKETLENTTPMLKGNGELILVVDDEPGIGEFTKASLELYNYKVVTASDGIEAIALYAQQKQDISAVLVDMMMPNMDGVATIRTLKKMNSQVKIIATSGFVTNDKIVELGHIGVKTFLAKPYNTEQLLTMLHTLLHSNSLY from the coding sequence ATGAAGCTTACTTCCACGGACAGAGATATTCCACTCATTTTGGTAGTAGATGATGACAAGTTTATGCGCCTTCAATTGCGCCGAGCAATGGAACAAGCAGGTTATCAAGTCGTAGAGGCGAATGATGGGGCTGAAGGTTTAACAGCTTACCAAAATTTACAGCCAGATATAGTATTGCTTGATGCGATCATGCCATTAATGGATGGCTTTACCTGCTGTGAAAAACTGCGGACTCTCCGTGACCAGGAAATAGCTACACCTACGCCTGTATTAATGATTACAGCACTGGACGATCAAGAGTCAGTTGATCGAGCTTTTGATGTAGGCGCTAATGATTATATTACTAAGCCAATTCATTGGGCAGTACTGCGGCAACGTGTGCGGCGTATGCTTCAAGAAAGCCGCGCTCTGGAAGAACTCAAACAGCAGACTGAGCAAACACGATTGCGTGAGGAGCAATTGAGACTAGCTTTAGATGCAGCACAGATGAGTTCTTGGGAATGGCATATTCCAGCTAACTTAACTCATGATTTTGATTCATATCAAGAATTACTTATAAGTGTTCATCCTGAAGACCACGAATTGGTTAGACAAGCATTAGCTTATGCAATTGAGCAAGGTGAGGACTACGAAGCAGAATTTAGAGTTGTTAATGCTGATGGCGGAATTAATTGGGTAGCCAAAAAAGGGCGTGTATTTTCCTCGCGCACTGGTTCGGTAGTACGGCTAACTGGTGTAGAAATGGATATTACTCAACGCAAGCAGCATGAAGAAGCATTAAGGCAAAGCGAGGCAAGATTTCGCACAATTGTAGATATAGCCCAAGAAGGTATTTGGTTAATTGATATCAATGCTAATACTACTTATGTCAACCAGCGTATGGGTCAAATGCTGGGTTATACAGTAGCAGAAATGCTCGGTCGTTCTATGTTTGACTTTATTGATGTCATTGAACGTGCCGACGCATTAGACAATTTTGCCCGTCGTAAACAAGGAGTTAATGAGCAGCACGATTTTCGGTTTTTAAGAAAGGACGGATCTGAACTGTGGACAATTATTTCCACAACTGCACTTCTTGATCAAAATGGGCAATTTATAGGTGTGTTAGGAATGCTGACTGATATTACTGAGCGCAAGCGTTCAGAACAAAAAATTCAGGAACAAGCAGCATTGCTGGATATTGCTACAGATGCAATTATTGTTCAAAATCTCGACAACACTATTTTATTTTGGAATAAAAGTGCTGAACGTTTATACGGTTGGCAGGCAGAAGAAGTTTTAGGACAAAAAATAGATAATTTGATGGAAACAGCAAATTCATCTTCAAGGCAAACAGCGTTAAAACATCTTCTTCATGCAAATGAATGGCAGGGTGAATTAAACCAAATCACTAAAAATCATCAAAAATTGATTGTTGAAAGCCGTTGGACTTTAGTACGCAATGCCGAAAACAAGCCGAATTCGATTTTAATTGTCAACACCGACATTACAGAAAAGAAAAAGCTAGAATCACAGTTTTTAAGGACGCAACGACTAGAGAGCTTAGGTACACTTGCTGGTGGTATTGCTCATGATTTGAATAATGTTTTATCACCAATTTTATTGGCAGTGGAAGTGCTGCGATCGCAACTTCAGGATGAACGTAGTAAAAAACTAATATCTATACTGGAAACAAATGTTAAACGTGGTTCTGACTTAGTTAAACAGGTGCTATCATTTGCCAGAGGAATTGAGGGTGAACGTACTAACATTCAAGTAGGACACTTAATTACAGAAATTCAAAAAGTTGCTATAGAAACCTTTCCTAAATCAATCAATATTCGTAGTAATATACCAACTAATGAACTCTGGATTGTATCTGGAGATGCTACCCAACTTCATCAAGTTATTCTCAATCTTTGCGTCAATGCCCGCGATGCTATGAGTGATGGCGGTACCTTGACAATTTCTGCTCAGAATATAATGCTGGATAAAAACTCTACAATCTTCAATCCAGAAGCCAAAATCGGACGATATCTTTTACTGACTATCGCAGATACTGGGAGCGGAATTGAACCAGAAATATTAGACCGTATATTTGAGCCATTTTTTACAACAAAAGATATTGGCAAAGGAACGGGGCTTGGTCTTTCTACAGTAGTGGGAATTATCAAAAGTCACGGTGGTTTTATAAATGTATATAGTCAAGTCGGTAAAGGTAGCGAATTTCAGGTGTATTTACCTGCCATAGATACACCTGAAAGCAAAGAAACTCTAGAAAATACCACGCCGATGTTAAAGGGCAATGGAGAATTAATTTTAGTTGTTGATGATGAACCTGGAATTGGGGAATTTACTAAAGCATCTTTAGAATTGTATAACTACAAAGTTGTGACAGCTAGTGATGGTATTGAGGCGATCGCACTATACGCCCAACAAAAACAAGATATTAGTGCGGTGCTGGTGGATATGATGATGCCAAATATGGATGGTGTTGCGACTATACGCACACTCAAAAAAATGAACTCGCAGGTCAAAATAATTGCTACTAGCGGCTTTGTTACTAACGATAAAATTGTGGAACTTGGGCATATAGGAGTTAAAACATTTTTAGCAAAACCCTATAACACAGAGCAATTGTTAACAATGTTACATACACTTCTGCATTCTAATTCTTTATATTAA